One stretch of Brachyhypopomus gauderio isolate BG-103 chromosome 10, BGAUD_0.2, whole genome shotgun sequence DNA includes these proteins:
- the etf1b gene encoding eukaryotic peptide chain release factor subunit 1b, giving the protein MADDPSAADRNVEIWKIKKLIKSLEAARGNGTSMISLIIPPKDQISRVAKMLADEFGTASNIKSRVNRLSVLGAITSVQQRLKLYNKVPPNGLVVYCGTIVTEEGKEKKVNIDFEPFKPINTSLYLCDNKFHTEALTALLSDDSKFGFIVIDGSGALFGTLQGNTREVLHKFTVDLPKKHGRGGQSALRFARLRMEKRHNYVRKVAETAVQLFVSNDKVNVAGLVLAGSADFKTELSQSDMFDPRLQAKVLKLVDISYGGENGFNQAIELSAEVLSNVKFIQEKKLIGRYFDEISQDTGKYCFGVEDTLKALEMGAVEILIVYENLDTMRYVLRCHGAECTTPENDEKTLYLTPEQEKDKSHFTDKETGQEHELIESMPLLEWFANNYKKFGATLEIVTDKSQEGSQFVKGFGGIGGILRYRVDFQGMEYQGDDDEFFDLDDY; this is encoded by the exons AAATGGTACCAGTATGATATCACTCATCATCCCCCCCAAGGACCAGATCTCACGAGTGGCTAAGATGCTGGCTGATGAGTTTGGCACAGCGTCGAACATCAAGAGCAGAGTGAACAGATTATCAGTGCTGGGAGCCATCACCTCAGTGCAGCAGAGACTTAAACTCTACAACAagg TGCCTCCTAATGGTCTGGTGGTCTACTGTGGAACTATTGTGACAGAGGAGGGCAAAGAGAAGAAAGTAAACATTGACTTTGAGCCCTTTAAGCCAATCAACACATCCCTGTATTTATGTGACAACAAGTTCCACACAGAG GCTCTCACTGCACTGCTTTCGGACGACAGCAAGTTCGGGTTCATCGTGATCGACGGCAGCGGTGCTCTCTTCGGCACCCTGCAGGGCAACACGAGGGAGGTGCTGCACAAGTTCACCGTGGACCTGCCCAAGAAACACG GACGAGGGGGGCAGTCCGCCCTGCGCTTCGCCCGTTTGCGGATGGAGAAGAGGCACAATTACGTGAGGAAGGTGGCGGAGACGGCCGTGCAGCTGTTCGTGTCCAACGACAAGGTCAACGTTGCCGGCCTGGTCCTCGCCGGATCAGCCGACTTCAAAACTGAGCTTAGCCAGTCGGACATGTTCGACCCG AGACTGCAAGCAAAGGTACTAAAATTGGTTGACATTTCTTATGGAGGAGAGAATGGATTTAATCAGGCCATCGAGCTGTCAGCTGAAGTGCTGTCCAACGTCAAATTCATTCAGGAGAAGAAATTAATAG GGCGCTACTTTGACGAGATCAGTCAGGACACGGGAAAGTACTGTTTTGGTGTGGAGGACACTCTGAAGGCGCTGGAGATGGGCGCCGTGGAGATCCTGATCGTGTACGAGAACCTGGACACCATGCGCTACGTCCTCCGTTGCCACGGCGCAGAGTGCACCACGCCAGAAAATG ACGAGAAGACACTGTATCTGACCCCCGAGCAGGAGAAGGACAAGTCCCACTTCACAGACAAAGAG ACAGGACAGGAGCATGAGCTCATAGAGAGTATGCCCCTGCTCGAGTGGTTCGCCAACAACTACAAGAAGTTTGGTGCCACCCTGGAGATTGTGACGGACAAGAGCCAGGAGGGCTCGCAATTCGTCAAAGGCTTTGGCGGTATTGGTG GGATTTTGCGATACAGGGTGGATTTCCAGGGAATGGAGTATCAGGGAGATGATGACGAGTTCTTTGACTTGGATGACTACTAG